Part of the bacterium genome, CTCACCGTATTAGATTTCGATCACATGGTCATGCGAGTCGCACATGGCGAGGGAATTTGGGAAGGCCAGGTGCTTTTTAGACTGCATGCACACTTTCATCGAATCGAGTCAGAAAGGCAAGCGAGAGAAAATGCAGAGCTACCGGAGTTGCTAAATCGAATCAGAAAAGTTAGCCATATTCCCGAATTTGGAAAGTCACACTCTACAGATATCGTACGAAAAATATGCCACGAAGAATTATATGACGATGGTGAAAGTGTAAACTCTGCCAATCTCAACATCACAACAGGTGATATATTTGAAAACACAATCGACTCTAATGAAAGGTATATGATTGCCACGCAAGCATGCGACTTAGCTTTAAGATCAAACGGTGAAAGAAAAGTACCGAATGTACTTTTACTTCCGATCGTTTCTGTCAGTAATAGTCAACTAAAAGAAGAAAGGTTTATGAAGCTACCGCATTTCATGGAAGGTAAATTTGCAATTGACTTTTTGTCGCCCTGTTTTGCGCCTTGTTGGGCGCTTGATACGTGTGTATTAAATACTGATGGACAATGCGGTCTCAGGTTGGACGCTACGCCGTCTCCAAATTTACTTCCTGGTTGGAGTACTTTGTTCGCTACCATCCTGCAAAATGCGAAAAATCTTATCGACCAATGTGATCTATCATGCGTCGATGATGAAAAGGATAGGGAGGACATTTTGTCGAAATTGGCTCCGGCTATCACCTCTAGTGGTTTTATTAAAGCATCGGTAACGGACGGTGAAGTGAGGATTCCGTTAAAACGGATAACGCGACTGCATTTAAATATGGCCGTCGATGTCATCCGCCAATATTCCATTTATATCTCTAGAATTCCTGGTGATGCAGATCTTGCTCGTGATGCGTAGCGTCAGCTGCAAAAAATTCAGCAACGGTGAAGAGTTATGAAGAGGGTTGCACACGGGGAGCAGGATCTTTTGATTCGCACAGAACGTGGAAGGCGTGCGCAACACCGTTGGAATCCGCTTCCGCGCGCACGCGCGAGTGGTGTGAGTGGCGTCCAGAATTTGTTAGCCACTCCGTGCTCTCTGTGTCTTCTCGGTGCTCTCCGTGTACCGCAGAAATTCCGGGAACGGGAACCCTCCTTCGCTAAAGCTACGGCGGGCGCGCGCGACCGGGTTCTTGCGACGACCTTCCAGTCTTCCAGTCTTCCAGCCTTTCAGCCTCTCCGCCTTCCCGCCTCATCAACCCCCCGCTTGACGCGCATCAACCGCGCGTTCGTTGACGATCCGGCCCCCCATTGCTAAGAGAGGCGCGGCCCCACGGCCGGTCTTAGAAACGCCGCCGCATCCATCCATCCCAGCCCCGGAGTGCCCGATGCCAACGGTCCTTGTGCCGAAGGAAATCGTCCCCGGCGAGACGCGCGTCGCCGCGACCCCCGAAACGGTGCGTCGCTTTGCGAAAATGGGCTTCACCGTCCTTGTCGAAAAGGACGCGGGCGCGGGTTCGTTCTTCGCGGACGAATCCTACGCCCAGGCCGGCGCCGAAATCGTGCCGGACGTTGTCGAAGCCTACAAACGTGCGGATCTCGTCCTCAAACTGCATCCCCCGCGCTTCCACGAAGAACGCAAAGGCTTTGAAGCGGACTTCCTGCGCGAGGGAACGATCCTCGTTTCCTTTCTCTATCCCACGCAGAACGCCGACACGGTCGAAGCGCTCACGAAGCGCAAGATCAGCGCGTTCGCGATGGATCAGATCCCGCGCATCACCCGCGCGCAGAAGCACGACGCGCTAAGCTCGCAGGCGAACCTTGCGGGCTACAAGGCCGTCATCATGGCCGCGGAGCGGATGCCGAAGATCTTCCCGCTGCTCATGACCGCCGCGGGCACGATCACCCCGGCGAAGGTCGTCATCCTGGGCGCGGGCGTCGCGGGTTTGCAGGCGATCGCCACGGCCAAGCGCCTGGGCGCGATCGTCGATGTCTCCGACGTGCGTCCCGCGGTGAAGGAACAGGTGCAGAGCCTCGGCGGGCGCTTCATCGAGGTGCCAACCGACGAGTCGATGCAGACCGCCGGCGGCTACGCGAAAGAGCAATCGGCCGAGTTCCTCGCCAAGCAGCAGGCGCTTGTGCGCAAGTTCATCGTCGAGGCCGACGCGGTCATCACCACCGCGCTCATTCCCGGCCGGCCCGCGCCCAAGCTCATCCCCGCGGACATGGTCAAGGACATGAAAAACGGCGCGGTCATCGTGGACCTTGCCGCGGAGCAGGGCGGCAACTGCGAACTGACCGAGCCCGGCCAGACCGTGGTGAAGGAGGGCGTCACCATCATGGGCGTTCCCAATATCCCCGCGACGGTGCCGGTCAACGCCAGCGACATGTACGCCAAGAACGTCCTGTACGTGGTCGAGGCGCTCTACCCGAAGGGCGAGCTGAACTTCAACTTCGAGGACGAGATCCTCGCCGGCGCCATCGTGACGCACGACGGCGCCGTCCGCGACCGCACGGCGAAATAAGGAGGCTTCCATGAATTCCGCGCTCATCGCCCGATGGGCCATCGTCGCCGCGGACGCTTCGCCGTCCGAGGACGTGACGCTGCTGCCGCCCATCATCATCGGGCTCTACGTCTTTCTGCTCGCGACGTTCGTGGGCTTCGAGGTCATCACCAAGGTGCCCCCGACGCTGCACACGCCGCTGATGTCCGGCGCGAACGCGATCTCGGGCATCACCATCGTCGGCGCGCTCTACTGCGCGCGTTTCTTCTCGCCGACCGTGGCGAACGTCGTCGGCTTTTTCGCCGTCGTGTTCGCGATGATCAACGTCGTCGGCGGCTTCCTCGTCACCGACCGCATGCTCCGCATGTTCCGGAAGAAGTAGGGGCACGACATGAAAATTCTCATCCACCTCCTCTACATGCTTTCGGCCGTCCTTTTCATCTTCGGACTGAAGAGAATGGGCAAGGTCAAGACGTCGTATCAGGGCAACCTGATCGCCGCGGGCGCCATGCTGCTTGCGATCGCCGCGACGATCCTCGACCTCGGCAATATCGACTACGGGTTCATCATCGCCGGCATCGTCGTCGGATCGGCCATCGGCGCGTTCTACGCGCTCAAGGTCCAGATGACGCAGATGCCGCAGATGGTCGCGCTGTTCAACGGCTTCGGCGGCCTCGCGTCGCTTCTGGTCGCGCTGTCTTTCTTCGCCGAGACGGTCTTCGCCGGCGCGAAGGACCACACCGCCGCGAGCCTCGTCGGCGCGGACCAGGCGGTCACGATCGCGCTGTCCGTCCTTGTCGGTTCGATCACGTTTTCCGGCTCGATCGTCGCGTGGGGCAAGCTCGAGGGCAAGGTCACCGAACAGCCCGTGCTGCTTCCGATGCGGCATTTCATCAACCTCGCGCTGTTCGTCGGATCGCTCGCGCTCGGCGCGGCGTTCTGCTTCTGGCTGATGGGCAGCTTCACGCTATTCGCGGCGATCCTCGTGCTCACGCTCGCCGCGCTCGCACTCGGCGTGCTGCTTGTCATCCCCATCGGCGGCGCGGACATGCCCGTCGTGATCTCGCTTCTGAATTCCTACTCGGGCCTTGCGGCGTCGATGACGGGATTTGTCATCCAGAACAATCTGCTCATCATCGCCGGCGCGCTCGTCGGCTCGGCGGGCCTCATCCTTACGCAGATCATGTGCGTCGCGATGAACCGGTCCCTGGCGAACGTGCTGTTCGGCGGATTCGGCGCGGTCGCGGCGGCGGGCGGCGGCAAGGAAGGCTACACGAACGTCAAGGAAGTGGACGCCGAGCAGACCGCGATGATCCTCGAAAACGCGACCTCGTGCGTGTTCGTGCCGGGATACGGCCTTGCCGTTTCGCAGGCGCAGCATGCCTGCCGCGAGCTGGGCGAGATGCTCGAAAAGCGCGGCTGCGACGTGAAGTACGCGATCCATCCGGTCGCCGGGCGCATGCCGGGCCACATGAACGTGCTGCTCGCCGAGGCGAACGTGCCCTACGAGAAGCTGTTCGAGATGGACCAGATCAACGGCGACTTCAAGAACACCGAGGTGGTCATCATCCTTGGCGCGAACGACGTGGTGAACCCCGCGGCGCTCAACGATCCGCAAAGCCCGATCTACGGCATGCCGATCCTGAACGTTCACGAGGCGCAGACGGTCATCGTCGTCAAGCGATCGCTCTCGGCCGGCTTCGCGGGTATCCGCAACGAGCTGTTCGAGGCCGACAACTCCCTGATGCTCTTCTCCGACGCCAAAAAGGCGCTCACGGGCATCGTGGAGGAATTGAAGCACGCGTGACCTGGGACCCAGGGCGGCCCGCCCGCTTCGAAGCCGCTATCACAACGCCCGGCGCGGTAATCCCGCCGGGCGTTGTCAATTTTGGAGCGACTTGCGTCGTCAGCGCCGCTCAAGAAAAATTGGAACGCGACCGTCAGGGGATCGGGTGCGCACACAATTGGAACCGCGACCGTCAGGGAGCAGGCGTGTTCTTTTAAGAAACCGGCCCGCGCGACATTCGCTCCGGGCGCGATTCGCCTCCGTGCTTCGTACTCGCGCTTGATGCCCATCAACCACCTCCACTTTTTCGTTGACTCACCCAAAACCCGGAGCGTACGGTGAACTCGATGTTGAGCGTGCATCGTTTCGTCTTCTTGATTATCTCCGTCGCGTTCGCCTTTGCGGCGGCGTCGTGTTCGTGCGTTGACGCCAGCCACGACGATGACGACGATGAAGACGGAAATGACGACGACACGAACGACGACGACACGAACGACGACGACTCGGTGGAAGACAATCGCGAACCTTATCTCCCCACCTTTTCGGGCTGGATGATGGGGTGGGGTTGGCTGGCGCGTGTCGAGAATGGAAGCTGGGAGCCGTGGGAAAGTATAAGCAAAGCCGAGGACTGGGATTTCGGCGACGAATCCGCCTATCAACTATATCAAAATCCACGCGAATTTTTGGGGACGATTTATCTTCCGTCGTACAGCAATACGATCGGCCTTTTCAAACTCGACCAACTGACACTTGAATCGCTTTGGATTGCCGACGACGAAGAAACGAGAATCGACACATTTGGTTTTTTCGACGTCGATTCGTTCTTGCTCCGAGCCGGCGGCTCGGCACCGCGGCCAGTCTATCGAATAACGCCGGACGGGATCGAAACCGTCAATTTGTCATTCGATCTTCGCGCTTTCTTTCAGGGATTCAACGGAGAGTTGTACGCCCATGACGGACACGCGATCTACGAATATGACGGGATGGATTTTTCCGTGGGGGCGGTAATGGGCGAGGCGCTAATTATCCACGCGCTGGCGCGCGGCTCGGATGTCGCAGTCGTGTTGAACGATGGGCGGTTCGCGTGGCGTGAGGACGACGCGTGGCAATTTGCCGACATACCGTCGGGAATATCCCGATTTTGGTCGAGCCCGAGCGGGGTCGTCGTTTTCGCGAACGACACAGACCCCGAACATTACGTGTATTACCGGTTCTTCGCGCCGGAAGTGACCCCGATTTCCGGACTCGCATACACATACTGCCGCGGCGGCGCCGGCATCTCGAACGATGGCGCGATGGTGCTCATGTGCATGTTCCCGCCGTACGGCGTATCCTGCGGAGCCGACGCCAAAAGCCCGGTCGGCGGCACTGTATTCGAAATCATCGTTGCCATGGACGGAAATATTTCTTGCACCGCCCTGGACAAATCGTTCACGTTCACGCCCGAAGCCATCCATATCGACGGGAGCAACAATCAGGACAACTAGTCCGCGTGACGCCTGCCCGAGCGAAGGCGATGGGATTAGCGGGTGGTCGCCCCCTCGACGGCCGCTGCCCGTTGCGATGACCTCCCCGCCTTTCAGCCTTCTCGTCTTTCAGCCTTTCGGCCAATTTTTTCGGGCACGGGCATGGGCACGGGCACGGGATTGACCTCCCAGCCTCCCGGCCCCTCCGATTTACCCTCCATTCCGTCGCGCGTGTCGATTTGCTACTCTCGGCCCGGCTTGAACCCTGGACCACAATGAGGGAGGTCCGCATGAAATACGAATGGACGAAAATCCCGATGCTTTTCGCGATGGTCGCTGTGCTCGCCTTTGGCGTTTCCTGTTTTCGGGAACCCGAAGGCGGCGAGCCGCTTTCGTCGAACGCGTACAACAGCGAGCTTTGCGATCAGTGCCTCGAGGCGTCGCCCGAACCCGAATCGCTCGATATCAGCCTGCCGGGCGACGACAAGATCGGCGCGTTGGCCGTGGGCGATCTGGCGACGCTCTACGACCAGACCGTGGATATCACGCGCGGGCTGAACTTCTGGATCCTCGGCCACCTGTCGTTCCTTGACGAAATCCTGTCCTACCCGCCGTCGAGCGGTGACGAGGACACGTGCGTCTGGGGTCCGTTCATCCCGAGCGGCCTCTCTCCCGTCGAGGCGCGTTTTGTCATGACCAAGCTCTCGCCCGAAGAGTTCGTTTATTCGTGGGACGAGCGCTTGAAGAACACGGACGGCGAATTTAAGCCCGTGTGGGGCGGCGAGATCACGCCTTCGACCGACACGGCGCGGCGCGGCGTCGGCAATCTGTTCATCGACTTCACGACGGCGCAGGAACTCGATCCGACGTGGGATGCCTCGGGTATCCTGAACGTCACGTACGACACCTACACCGACGGCCGGAAGATCGACATCGACTTTTCCGAGTTTCAGCCGGAAGACGCCGAATATGCGGTGGACGCGGAGTACCGCTATCACAACCACGCGGACAACTCCGGCGAGTTCCGTTTCACGTATTTCG contains:
- a CDS encoding NAD(P)(+) transhydrogenase (Re/Si-specific) subunit beta; translated protein: MKILIHLLYMLSAVLFIFGLKRMGKVKTSYQGNLIAAGAMLLAIAATILDLGNIDYGFIIAGIVVGSAIGAFYALKVQMTQMPQMVALFNGFGGLASLLVALSFFAETVFAGAKDHTAASLVGADQAVTIALSVLVGSITFSGSIVAWGKLEGKVTEQPVLLPMRHFINLALFVGSLALGAAFCFWLMGSFTLFAAILVLTLAALALGVLLVIPIGGADMPVVISLLNSYSGLAASMTGFVIQNNLLIIAGALVGSAGLILTQIMCVAMNRSLANVLFGGFGAVAAAGGGKEGYTNVKEVDAEQTAMILENATSCVFVPGYGLAVSQAQHACRELGEMLEKRGCDVKYAIHPVAGRMPGHMNVLLAEANVPYEKLFEMDQINGDFKNTEVVIILGANDVVNPAALNDPQSPIYGMPILNVHEAQTVIVVKRSLSAGFAGIRNELFEADNSLMLFSDAKKALTGIVEELKHA
- a CDS encoding NAD(P) transhydrogenase subunit alpha; translated protein: MLPPIIIGLYVFLLATFVGFEVITKVPPTLHTPLMSGANAISGITIVGALYCARFFSPTVANVVGFFAVVFAMINVVGGFLVTDRMLRMFRKK
- a CDS encoding Re/Si-specific NAD(P)(+) transhydrogenase subunit alpha gives rise to the protein MPTVLVPKEIVPGETRVAATPETVRRFAKMGFTVLVEKDAGAGSFFADESYAQAGAEIVPDVVEAYKRADLVLKLHPPRFHEERKGFEADFLREGTILVSFLYPTQNADTVEALTKRKISAFAMDQIPRITRAQKHDALSSQANLAGYKAVIMAAERMPKIFPLLMTAAGTITPAKVVILGAGVAGLQAIATAKRLGAIVDVSDVRPAVKEQVQSLGGRFIEVPTDESMQTAGGYAKEQSAEFLAKQQALVRKFIVEADAVITTALIPGRPAPKLIPADMVKDMKNGAVIVDLAAEQGGNCELTEPGQTVVKEGVTIMGVPNIPATVPVNASDMYAKNVLYVVEALYPKGELNFNFEDEILAGAIVTHDGAVRDRTAK